Proteins co-encoded in one Halococcoides cellulosivorans genomic window:
- a CDS encoding AAA family ATPase, which produces MDVATAQATTQDLLDEISSAVITDRRFLETVFVGVLGRSHVLLEDVPGTGKTLTARTLATTLGLSFSRIQFTPDLLPADVTGTHVFNEQDRSFEFSKGPIFANVVLADEINRAPPKTQSALLEAMEEGQVTVDGDTHDLPEPFFVIATQNPVEMEGTFELPEAQVDRFGIKASMGYPTADGERELLDRRLGRTEQSPSVESVLDREQVTALRAVPEDVRVDPDVLDYMVAITRATREHRHAEVGVSPRGTQRFLELARARAVIAGRDYVTPDDVKWVARPALAHRVVLTPEARVDGVSKAAVIKRVLDEVPVPTV; this is translated from the coding sequence ATGGACGTCGCGACTGCCCAGGCGACCACGCAGGACCTTCTCGACGAGATCAGTTCGGCAGTGATCACCGACCGGCGGTTTCTGGAGACCGTGTTCGTCGGCGTGCTCGGCCGGAGTCACGTCCTCCTCGAAGACGTGCCCGGGACCGGGAAGACACTCACCGCACGGACGCTCGCCACGACGCTCGGCTTGAGTTTCTCGCGCATCCAGTTCACGCCCGATTTGCTCCCCGCGGACGTCACCGGGACGCACGTGTTCAACGAGCAGGATCGTAGCTTCGAGTTCTCGAAGGGCCCGATCTTCGCGAACGTCGTGCTCGCTGACGAGATCAATCGCGCGCCGCCGAAGACCCAGAGCGCACTGCTCGAAGCGATGGAAGAGGGCCAGGTCACCGTCGACGGCGACACCCACGACCTCCCGGAGCCGTTTTTCGTCATCGCGACCCAGAACCCCGTCGAGATGGAGGGCACCTTCGAACTCCCGGAGGCCCAGGTCGATCGGTTCGGGATCAAGGCCTCGATGGGCTATCCCACCGCAGACGGCGAGCGCGAACTGCTCGACCGACGGCTGGGTCGGACCGAACAGAGTCCGAGCGTCGAAAGCGTGCTCGACCGCGAGCAGGTCACGGCGTTGCGCGCGGTCCCCGAAGACGTGCGTGTCGACCCCGACGTGCTCGATTACATGGTCGCGATCACGCGGGCGACTCGCGAGCACCGCCACGCCGAAGTCGGCGTCTCACCCCGTGGGACCCAGCGCTTTCTCGAACTCGCGCGGGCCCGGGCCGTCATCGCCGGGCGAGACTACGTGACCCCCGACGACGTGAAGTGGGTCGCCCGCCCCGCGCTCGCCCATCGCGTCGTGCTCACGCCCGAAGCGCGCGTCGACGGCGTCTCGAAGGCTGCCGTGATCAAGCGCGTGCTCGACGAAGTGCCCGTGCCGACGGTGTGA
- a CDS encoding MarR family transcriptional regulator — MPVDFESYTPTDLPDEDTHGRRILEFLAESPDLGYRPSELATELSIPRGSVGTTLRRLEQRGFVRHKGEVWAINVEAYDAHTASRIGLQAVADQFEGDYYDRTDDWDADLPDLDADRPSDE; from the coding sequence ATGCCGGTCGATTTCGAGTCGTACACGCCGACCGACCTGCCGGACGAGGACACTCATGGCCGGCGGATTCTCGAATTTCTCGCCGAGAGCCCCGATCTCGGATACCGGCCGAGCGAACTCGCAACGGAACTGTCAATTCCACGTGGCAGTGTCGGAACGACGCTTCGGCGACTCGAACAGCGTGGGTTCGTCCGTCACAAGGGTGAGGTCTGGGCGATCAACGTCGAAGCGTACGATGCCCACACCGCCAGTCGGATCGGACTCCAGGCTGTCGCGGACCAGTTCGAGGGCGATTATTACGATCGCACCGACGACTGGGACGCTGACCTTCCGGATCTCGACGCCGACCGGCCGAGCGACGAGTGA
- a CDS encoding LAGLIDADG family homing endonuclease — protein MARAENTDVVDSFETFYREYCRDDIGDLAQKYPTERKSLFVDYQELYRFDRDLAADVRDRPAQLREYAEEALRLYDLPIDVSLGQAHVRFENLSETTEIREIRADHRGRLLAVQGIVRKATDVRPKITTAAFECQRCGTLTRIPQGDGSFQEPHECQGCERQGPFEINFDQSEFVDAQKLRVQESPEGLRGGETPQAIDVHIEDDVTGEVTAGDNVRVTGVLHLEQQGNDREKSPLFDVYMEGMTVAIEDEQFEEMDITPADKERIVELANDPDIYDRVVDSIAPSIYGYDEQKLAIALQLFSGVTKNLPDGSRIRGDLHLLLIGDPGTGKSQLLQYIRNIAPRSVYTSGKGASSAGLCVTGDTRIHTNDGFRRIDSIVESDLPDPVDRETSVPRSIDVQTFGREDGTMQTAASSHVWRMPEKPCRRIETNGGRELEASVNTPVLTCGENGLTWTPISEIESGDYVAMPDYDDLDREAVPVRDYLDLRTEKLLLTDDTVEWFRERLTDEFGTLRDAAAALDLSEDFIYLHLKNRHVPMEKLDRMLDAIGATRADVEFDQLMCRHGDSVTIPETFDGDLMYLLGLVFGDGDIALDRRDGNRGMVRLSNGDEQILQRAQDIFETKFDYRPEIERQDDRVPSIRVHSATIARLFANAGMSTPKTGLELDSRLTTASDADAFLRGLMDADGSVSGRDDGGSSVLLSTISEALGEQVQFMLDTYGVQAGVRERDRRGTAELADGRTIESRHVQYYLEIYGADIDRYATAVGFEIPEKQAALDSIVGERRRRDKRVPVGAALATTGSSSSEFYHNLNRGDHPGRERARSILDEVDLGEAEPVVREAVEADLRWDEVVAAVDTGEKELYDLTVPETHNFVGNGIVTHNTAAAVRDDFGDGQQWTLEAGALVLADQGIAAIDELDKMKCVTGDTLVQFGDRVARVRDVAHEAARDGTIEPLDNGRTIRECDLDVWTMTESGRIERRPVTAIHEYDAPETLIRVTLQSGATLTTTPDHPFMLRDDSERIEREAAALQCGDRVLVPDSSPVATDGGLVESPPATGDPITDPSGVSSSPVAATETIDREAVAADHVYDLTVAGTHNYVANGMVVHNSEDRSAMHEALEQQSISISKAGINATLKSRCSLLGAANPKYGRFDQYEPIGEQIDLEPALVSRFDLIFTITDQPDPDEDAELADHILTTNYAGELETHRTKAATPNHGAEAVEAVTEDVEPAIDPELLRKYVAYAKRSCFPTMTDEARAHLRDFYVDLRTSGADEDAPVPVTARKLEALVRLAEASARVRLGDQVTDADAHRATDIASYCLEDIGMDPETGELDADVIETGRSKSQRDRIKNIKGIIADIEDEYDEGAPVDVVIDRAEEAGMEPSKADHEIEKLKQKGEVYEPRTDHLRTT, from the coding sequence ATGGCTCGTGCGGAAAACACCGACGTCGTCGACAGTTTCGAGACGTTCTATCGGGAGTACTGCCGGGACGACATTGGGGACCTCGCCCAGAAGTACCCCACCGAACGGAAGTCCCTGTTCGTCGACTATCAGGAGCTCTACCGGTTCGATCGCGATCTGGCGGCCGACGTCCGCGACCGGCCCGCTCAGCTTCGCGAGTACGCCGAGGAGGCGCTCCGCCTCTACGATCTGCCGATCGACGTCTCGCTCGGGCAGGCCCACGTCCGTTTCGAGAACCTCTCCGAGACCACGGAGATCCGGGAGATCCGGGCCGACCATCGCGGACGATTGCTCGCAGTCCAGGGCATCGTCCGGAAGGCCACCGACGTCCGCCCGAAGATCACGACCGCCGCCTTCGAGTGCCAGCGCTGTGGCACGCTCACCCGCATCCCCCAGGGCGACGGCAGCTTTCAGGAACCCCACGAGTGCCAGGGCTGTGAGCGCCAGGGCCCCTTCGAGATCAACTTCGATCAGTCGGAGTTCGTCGACGCCCAGAAACTGCGGGTTCAGGAGTCCCCCGAGGGCCTGCGCGGCGGCGAGACGCCCCAGGCCATCGATGTCCACATCGAAGACGACGTGACTGGCGAGGTCACCGCCGGCGACAACGTTCGCGTGACCGGCGTGCTCCACCTCGAACAGCAGGGCAACGATCGCGAGAAATCGCCGCTGTTCGACGTCTACATGGAGGGGATGACCGTCGCCATCGAGGACGAGCAGTTCGAGGAGATGGACATCACCCCCGCGGACAAAGAGCGCATCGTCGAACTCGCGAACGACCCCGACATCTACGACCGGGTCGTCGACTCGATCGCGCCCTCGATCTACGGCTACGACGAACAGAAACTCGCGATCGCACTGCAACTGTTCTCCGGCGTGACGAAGAACCTCCCCGACGGCTCGCGAATTCGCGGCGATTTACATTTATTACTGATAGGTGATCCGGGTACTGGGAAGTCGCAACTGCTTCAATATATTCGAAATATCGCTCCACGATCAGTATACACGTCCGGGAAGGGGGCATCGAGCGCGGGACTCTGTGTCACAGGCGACACGCGGATTCATACGAACGATGGCTTTCGCCGGATCGATTCGATCGTCGAGTCTGACCTCCCTGACCCTGTGGATCGCGAGACGAGCGTCCCACGGTCGATCGATGTCCAGACGTTCGGTCGCGAGGACGGAACGATGCAGACGGCGGCTTCCTCGCACGTCTGGCGAATGCCCGAGAAGCCCTGCCGACGCATCGAGACGAACGGCGGCCGGGAACTCGAAGCGTCGGTGAATACACCCGTGTTGACCTGCGGGGAGAACGGACTCACGTGGACACCGATCTCGGAGATCGAATCCGGCGATTACGTCGCGATGCCGGACTACGACGACCTCGATCGGGAGGCCGTTCCAGTTCGAGACTACCTCGACCTCCGGACCGAGAAACTTCTGCTGACTGACGACACTGTCGAGTGGTTTCGGGAGCGTCTGACTGACGAGTTCGGCACGCTTCGGGACGCGGCGGCTGCACTCGACCTCTCGGAGGATTTCATCTATCTCCACCTGAAGAACCGCCACGTCCCGATGGAGAAGCTCGACCGGATGCTCGACGCGATCGGAGCGACGCGGGCCGACGTCGAGTTCGACCAGCTCATGTGCCGACACGGCGATAGCGTCACGATACCCGAGACGTTCGACGGCGATCTCATGTATCTGCTGGGCCTGGTCTTCGGCGACGGCGACATCGCTCTCGACCGCCGTGACGGCAATCGGGGGATGGTTCGACTCTCGAACGGCGACGAACAGATTCTCCAGCGCGCACAGGACATTTTCGAGACGAAATTCGACTATCGGCCGGAGATCGAACGCCAGGACGATCGGGTGCCGTCTATTCGGGTCCACAGCGCGACTATCGCTCGACTGTTTGCCAATGCAGGCATGTCGACCCCAAAGACTGGCCTGGAACTCGATTCCCGATTGACCACTGCGAGCGACGCGGACGCGTTCCTTCGGGGACTGATGGACGCGGACGGGTCGGTCTCGGGCCGCGACGATGGCGGATCGAGCGTGCTCCTCTCGACGATCAGCGAGGCCCTTGGCGAGCAGGTACAGTTCATGTTGGACACCTATGGCGTGCAGGCCGGCGTCCGCGAGCGCGATCGGCGTGGGACGGCCGAACTCGCAGACGGACGCACGATCGAGTCTCGTCACGTCCAGTATTACCTGGAGATCTACGGGGCCGACATCGACCGGTACGCCACGGCGGTCGGGTTCGAGATCCCCGAAAAACAGGCTGCACTCGACTCGATTGTCGGCGAGCGACGTCGACGCGATAAACGCGTGCCTGTCGGGGCAGCGCTCGCAACCACTGGCAGTTCGTCGAGTGAATTTTACCACAATCTGAACCGCGGCGATCATCCGGGGCGCGAGCGGGCGCGATCGATCCTCGACGAGGTCGATCTCGGCGAGGCTGAACCGGTCGTCCGCGAAGCGGTCGAGGCGGACCTCCGCTGGGACGAGGTCGTCGCTGCTGTCGACACCGGGGAAAAAGAACTCTACGACCTGACTGTTCCCGAGACACACAACTTCGTGGGCAATGGGATCGTCACACACAACACTGCTGCCGCTGTGAGAGACGACTTCGGTGACGGCCAGCAGTGGACGCTGGAGGCTGGCGCGCTGGTTCTTGCCGACCAGGGTATCGCCGCCATCGACGAACTCGACAAGATGAAATGTGTGACTGGCGACACCCTCGTTCAGTTCGGTGATCGGGTCGCCCGGGTTCGTGATGTCGCACACGAGGCGGCACGCGACGGGACGATCGAACCGCTCGACAACGGGCGGACGATTCGAGAGTGTGATCTCGACGTGTGGACGATGACCGAGTCCGGTCGAATCGAACGGCGGCCGGTGACGGCGATCCACGAGTACGACGCTCCGGAGACGCTGATTCGCGTAACTCTCCAGAGTGGAGCGACACTGACGACGACGCCCGATCATCCGTTCATGCTCCGTGATGACTCCGAACGGATCGAACGCGAGGCAGCGGCCCTCCAGTGCGGTGATCGCGTTCTCGTTCCGGACTCGTCTCCGGTGGCGACCGATGGGGGTCTCGTCGAGTCACCACCGGCGACAGGCGATCCGATCACCGATCCGTCTGGGGTCTCGTCCAGTCCTGTCGCGGCCACCGAAACGATCGATCGAGAGGCTGTCGCCGCGGACCACGTCTACGACCTCACCGTCGCCGGGACCCACAACTACGTGGCCAACGGGATGGTCGTTCACAACTCCGAAGACCGGTCCGCGATGCACGAGGCATTGGAACAACAGTCCATTAGTATCAGTAAAGCAGGAATTAACGCCACGCTGAAATCCCGGTGTTCGCTGCTCGGCGCGGCCAACCCCAAGTACGGCCGCTTCGACCAGTACGAACCCATCGGCGAGCAGATCGACCTCGAACCCGCGCTCGTCTCGCGGTTCGATCTCATCTTCACCATCACCGACCAGCCCGACCCCGACGAGGACGCCGAACTCGCTGACCACATCCTCACGACCAACTACGCGGGCGAACTCGAAACCCACCGGACGAAAGCCGCGACGCCGAACCACGGCGCGGAGGCCGTCGAAGCGGTCACCGAGGACGTCGAACCCGCGATCGATCCCGAACTCCTCCGGAAGTACGTCGCCTACGCCAAACGCTCGTGTTTCCCGACGATGACCGACGAGGCCCGCGCCCACCTGCGAGACTTTTATGTCGATCTGCGGACCTCGGGGGCCGACGAGGACGCGCCCGTGCCGGTCACGGCCCGGAAACTCGAAGCGCTGGTCCGCCTGGCGGAGGCCTCGGCCCGCGTCCGACTGGGCGATCAGGTGACCGACGCCGACGCACACCGCGCGACCGACATCGCGAGCTACTGTCTCGAAGACATCGGGATGGACCCCGAGACGGGCGAACTCGACGCCGACGTGATCGAGACCGGCCGCTCGAAATCCCAGCGCGACCGTATCAAGAACATCAAGGGCATCATCGCGGACATCGAAGACGAGTACGACGAGGGCGCCCCCGTCGACGTCGTGATCGATCGGGCCGAGGAGGCCGGGATGGAGCCGTCGAAAGCCGACCACGAGATCGAGAAGCTGAAACAAAAGGGCGAGGTGTACGAACCCCGGACCGATCACCTCCGGACGACATAG
- a CDS encoding potassium channel family protein, whose protein sequence is MGALRTTPMHIVIVGYGRVGRRTIRILDGEDHAISVVDNDSERADRARSDGFDVVHGDGKEESTLVEAGIDEADAIGALTGDVQVNLAACLVGDGHDCRTVMRIDEDYHSDLYDTYAEEVDDVIYPEQLGAAGAKTALLGGDFDVLATLTERLSVTGVKVGPDAPVVGSRISKVDLPGDATLYAHGRSGESMDIPLPQTIIEAGDRVAIVARPDDLDAVRQRLQGAA, encoded by the coding sequence ATGGGGGCCCTGCGTACGACACCCATGCACATCGTCATCGTGGGCTACGGTCGCGTGGGCCGTCGCACGATCCGGATTCTCGACGGCGAAGACCACGCGATTTCGGTCGTCGATAACGATTCCGAACGGGCCGACCGCGCCAGATCGGACGGGTTCGACGTCGTCCACGGCGACGGCAAAGAGGAGTCGACGCTTGTGGAGGCGGGTATCGACGAGGCCGACGCCATCGGCGCGCTCACCGGTGACGTCCAGGTGAACCTCGCGGCCTGTCTGGTCGGTGACGGCCACGACTGCCGGACGGTCATGCGCATCGACGAGGACTACCACTCGGATCTGTACGACACCTACGCCGAGGAGGTCGACGACGTGATCTACCCCGAACAGCTCGGCGCGGCGGGCGCGAAGACCGCGCTGCTCGGCGGCGACTTCGACGTGCTCGCGACGCTCACCGAGCGCCTCTCGGTGACGGGCGTGAAGGTCGGTCCCGACGCCCCCGTCGTCGGATCGCGCATCTCGAAAGTCGATCTCCCGGGGGACGCAACACTCTACGCCCACGGCCGGTCGGGCGAGTCGATGGACATCCCGCTGCCCCAGACGATCATCGAGGCCGGTGATCGCGTCGCCATCGTCGCGCGCCCGGACGACCTCGACGCCGTTCGCCAGCGCCTTCAGGGCGCGGCCTGA
- a CDS encoding response regulator — protein sequence MPTDDRATVLIVEDERATAEAYERILADEYEVHVATSGDAALDVLDDSIDVILLDRRMPGFSGAQVLGEVADRDVDARVAMVTAVEPDFDIIEFDIDAYLRKPVDVDSLEDTVAALADLDTYEDLQRELGSARVKRSVIAVEKDDDRLVDHPEFARLDDRIADLEARIAAIERAHPTYFGEDSSA from the coding sequence GTGCCAACTGACGACCGGGCGACGGTGTTGATCGTCGAGGACGAACGGGCGACCGCCGAGGCCTACGAGCGCATCCTGGCCGACGAGTACGAGGTCCACGTCGCCACGAGCGGTGACGCGGCACTCGACGTTCTCGACGACTCCATCGACGTGATCCTCCTCGACCGGCGCATGCCCGGTTTCTCGGGCGCGCAGGTCCTCGGGGAGGTAGCGGACCGCGACGTCGACGCTCGGGTCGCGATGGTCACGGCCGTCGAACCCGATTTCGATATCATCGAATTCGACATCGACGCGTACCTCCGCAAGCCCGTGGACGTCGACAGCCTCGAAGACACCGTCGCGGCGCTCGCGGACCTCGACACCTACGAGGACCTCCAACGTGAACTCGGCAGTGCTCGGGTGAAACGCTCGGTCATCGCCGTCGAGAAAGACGACGACCGTCTCGTCGACCACCCCGAGTTCGCGCGTCTCGACGACCGGATCGCGGACCTCGAAGCCCGGATCGCGGCCATCGAACGCGCCCACCCGACGTATTTCGGTGAGGACTCCTCGGCGTAG
- a CDS encoding sensor histidine kinase — translation MAWQSTWLVLALFGAGTVLYVLGLAMIVQVARDRMTPTVGSVMVFAVAGGTWGIAAAYQLANTGPAMRLWFGIGSGAFVVLVVAWYVAAVSIAGRQAWLTRSRLGAVLVGGAGLAVLSATNDWHGLLWSTETVHWNGLVVLDVVLTPTALGVLAFAGGLTLAGAVALLQYAHRDHHWGAALVVVATIAVPVVTGLLYHIGVGPRVNLTPIALVPAAIAIVFIVFTRNGLGRVPVPRSAVIDRMDEGLIVIDDHGRIDDVNPAARSMMGFDDVVGRPAAEVLETWPAVDPPATFETTVGSDAPRHLSVRVTELDDYGGQIALITDVTDERAIEQRYRAIIEESDEMNLLLDEEGTITYASPSIERIHGFDPEKMVGTVAFEFVHPDDRERIREEFARVRSEPNADARVEYAIVDDDGERRVSDSLVRNLLDHPHVGAIAVTSRDVTERKARERRLEEMNDRLETFASVLSHDLRNPLEVASIHTTLAKRGDEDALETVESALDRMEAMIEDILTLVREDRTIDPEAVAFEDVLEDAWAHVHTGDATLAVEGTGTIVADRTRLRRLLENLIRNAITHGTPSDRSDRESTDDTPVDLTVTAGVTDHRLFVADDGQGIGPDERSAVFENGYTTDDDGTGLGLSIVDRIAAAHGWSVSVTESSDGGARFEFDDVDRPDSYQGR, via the coding sequence ATGGCCTGGCAATCGACGTGGCTCGTCCTCGCGCTGTTCGGGGCCGGGACCGTCCTGTACGTGCTCGGCCTCGCCATGATCGTCCAGGTCGCCCGCGACCGGATGACGCCGACCGTCGGCAGCGTCATGGTGTTCGCCGTCGCGGGCGGGACCTGGGGGATCGCGGCGGCCTATCAACTCGCCAATACCGGGCCGGCGATGCGACTCTGGTTCGGGATCGGCAGTGGAGCGTTCGTCGTGCTCGTCGTCGCGTGGTACGTCGCCGCCGTCTCGATCGCTGGCCGCCAGGCCTGGCTCACCCGCTCGCGACTCGGGGCGGTCCTGGTCGGCGGCGCCGGACTCGCCGTGCTCTCGGCAACGAACGACTGGCACGGCTTGCTCTGGTCGACCGAGACCGTCCACTGGAACGGCCTGGTGGTCCTCGACGTCGTGCTGACGCCCACCGCTCTGGGGGTGCTCGCGTTCGCCGGCGGTCTGACGCTCGCGGGCGCGGTCGCCCTTCTCCAGTACGCCCACCGCGATCACCACTGGGGCGCGGCGCTGGTCGTCGTCGCGACGATCGCCGTCCCCGTCGTGACCGGACTCCTCTATCACATCGGCGTCGGGCCGCGAGTGAATCTGACGCCGATCGCACTCGTGCCGGCGGCGATCGCGATCGTGTTCATCGTGTTCACCCGGAACGGCCTCGGCCGCGTTCCCGTCCCCCGATCGGCCGTCATCGACCGGATGGACGAGGGGCTGATCGTGATCGACGACCACGGCCGGATCGACGACGTGAACCCCGCAGCGCGATCGATGATGGGCTTCGACGACGTCGTGGGGCGACCGGCCGCCGAGGTGCTGGAGACGTGGCCCGCCGTCGACCCGCCCGCGACCTTCGAGACGACCGTCGGCAGCGACGCGCCGCGGCATCTCTCCGTCCGAGTGACTGAACTGGACGATTACGGCGGCCAGATCGCGCTGATCACGGACGTGACCGACGAGCGGGCGATCGAACAGCGCTATCGGGCGATCATCGAGGAGTCCGACGAGATGAACCTCCTGCTCGACGAGGAAGGGACGATTACCTACGCCAGCCCCTCCATCGAGCGGATCCACGGGTTCGACCCCGAGAAGATGGTCGGCACGGTGGCGTTCGAGTTCGTCCACCCCGACGATCGCGAGCGCATTCGCGAGGAGTTCGCCCGGGTCCGATCGGAGCCCAACGCGGACGCTCGCGTGGAGTACGCGATCGTCGACGACGACGGCGAGCGCCGCGTGTCCGACTCGCTCGTGCGAAACCTCCTCGATCACCCCCACGTCGGCGCGATCGCGGTCACCTCCCGGGACGTGACCGAGCGCAAGGCCCGCGAACGCCGCCTCGAAGAGATGAACGACCGACTCGAAACGTTCGCGTCGGTGTTGAGCCACGACCTCCGGAACCCCCTCGAAGTCGCCTCGATCCACACGACACTCGCCAAGCGTGGCGACGAGGACGCACTGGAGACCGTCGAGAGCGCGCTCGATCGGATGGAGGCGATGATCGAGGACATCCTCACGCTCGTCCGCGAGGACCGAACGATCGACCCCGAGGCGGTCGCGTTCGAGGACGTCCTGGAGGACGCCTGGGCACACGTCCATACCGGCGACGCCACACTCGCCGTTGAAGGCACCGGCACGATCGTTGCCGATCGAACGCGTCTCCGCCGTCTGTTGGAGAACCTGATTCGGAACGCGATCACACACGGCACCCCGAGCGATCGGTCCGACAGAGAGTCAACCGACGACACCCCGGTCGACCTGACGGTCACCGCCGGCGTCACGGACCACCGACTGTTCGTTGCCGACGACGGCCAGGGCATCGGTCCCGACGAGCGATCGGCGGTGTTCGAGAACGGATACACGACCGACGACGACGGGACGGGGCTGGGACTCAGCATCGTCGACCGCATCGCCGCGGCCCACGGCTGGTCGGTCTCGGTGACCGAATCCAGCGACGGCGGTGCACGCTTCGAGTTCGACGACGTCGATCGACCGGACAGTTATCAGGGACGATAG
- a CDS encoding CBS domain-containing protein, giving the protein MLISDVMNTDYRTVARSESLKTAVGVMLRADVEAVIITDEDDPSGIVTRRKALIASFKTDDPLSEIPLAGFSSGFPTSVGPDSTVLFAIGRLVSAELEVLPVVDGLDLVGVVTRQDMLDEYTNLRNEAFDTLERRSDWESTTFDHP; this is encoded by the coding sequence ATGTTGATCAGCGACGTCATGAACACGGACTACCGGACCGTCGCCCGCTCCGAGAGCCTGAAAACCGCCGTCGGCGTCATGCTCAGAGCCGACGTCGAAGCCGTCATCATCACCGACGAGGACGACCCGAGCGGGATCGTGACCCGCCGCAAGGCGTTGATCGCGAGTTTCAAGACCGACGATCCGCTCTCCGAGATCCCCCTCGCTGGCTTCTCCTCGGGCTTTCCAACCTCGGTCGGACCCGATTCGACGGTGCTGTTCGCGATCGGACGGCTCGTCAGCGCCGAACTCGAAGTGCTCCCCGTCGTCGACGGCCTCGATCTGGTCGGGGTCGTGACGCGCCAGGACATGCTCGACGAATACACCAATCTCAGAAACGAGGCGTTCGACACGCTCGAACGCCGCTCGGACTGGGAATCGACGACCTTCGACCACCCATGA
- a CDS encoding response regulator, producing MTPDPATVLVIEDERQIADGYASILDDEYEVRIANSGAEGLETIDDTVDVVLLDRMMSGLSGQETLDEMRDRGYDVPVAMVTAKVPDYDVLDMGFDDYLTKPVEVEDLFDTVERLLAMGELDRDLREYVAASVKQASLEATKPSLELEEHQEYRDLRAELTDRGAELGDISAAMTDHQFELVVKTVVRNLQSGPEQL from the coding sequence ATGACACCAGACCCCGCGACCGTCCTCGTCATCGAGGACGAACGACAGATTGCCGACGGCTACGCGTCGATCCTCGACGACGAGTACGAAGTCCGGATCGCCAACTCCGGGGCAGAGGGCCTCGAAACGATCGACGACACGGTCGACGTGGTGTTGCTCGATCGGATGATGTCCGGGCTCTCCGGCCAGGAGACCCTCGACGAGATGCGCGACCGGGGGTACGACGTGCCAGTCGCGATGGTGACCGCGAAAGTCCCCGACTACGACGTCCTCGACATGGGGTTCGACGACTACCTCACCAAACCCGTCGAGGTCGAGGACCTGTTCGACACCGTCGAGCGCCTCCTCGCGATGGGCGAACTCGACCGCGACCTTCGAGAGTACGTCGCGGCGTCGGTCAAACAGGCCAGCCTGGAGGCGACCAAGCCATCACTCGAACTCGAAGAGCACCAGGAGTACCGCGACCTTCGCGCGGAACTCACCGACCGTGGGGCCGAACTCGGTGATATCTCCGCGGCGATGACCGACCACCAGTTCGAACTCGTCGTCAAGACGGTCGTTCGGAACCTCCAGAGCGGCCCCGAACAGCTGTGA